The DNA window GTTTTCCTGGTCGATTCGTCATTACCTGCACCATGATCATTAATGTCTATGGTGCATTAATTGCGTATTTATTAGGAACTAGTACTGCTTTATCTCATATTTTTCCATTTGGTTCTCCTTTTGTATTCATGCTCATCTTTTTTGGTATAGCTTCAACAATAGTAATATTTGGTCTTAAAACAACCTCGCGTATGGAAACAATTATTGTGGGGCTTATGCTCCTCACCATTATCATTATGGGTATTGCTTCATGGCAGGACATCCATTCTGACCATTTTGAAACCTTCCATCCGGCATTCTTTTTTCTGCCGTATGGAGTAATTCTCTTTGCATATCATGGTCTGCTTATTGTTCCAGAAGCCGCGCAACAACTTCGCCAACATAAAAAATCGTTACGTAAAGCCATCATCATTGGCTCTTGTGTTCCTATTGTGATTTATGCCCTATTTAGTATCATTGTCGTAGGTCTTGTTGGTCCAGAAAACTTTTCGTTGCTTGAACCAAATGAACGTATCGCAACTGTTGCATTAAGTATCTATGCTCATCCCATAATTGGTTTTATCGTCAACATCCTTGCTGTACTAGCCATGTTCTCTTCCTATCTTGCATTAGGAACTGCGCTCTTAGAAATGTATAAACTTGATTATAAACTAAAGACAGTGTGGGCAGTCCTCTTGACTTTTTCGATTCCTTTTGTTGTAGTATATTTTTCCCTCACTACGTTTATAACCGTGTTAGGTATTGTTGGTGCTGTCGTTGGTGGTATTGATTCTA is part of the Candidatus Woesearchaeota archaeon genome and encodes:
- a CDS encoding amino acid permease, translating into MFHKRGSPNSFLAKHPVGVASLTLIGGIVGAGVLGIPYTIAKAGLLYGLVLVIGLGLLFLTINLFLGEVILRTKESHQLVGYADKYLGFPGRFVITCTMIINVYGALIAYLLGTSTALSHIFPFGSPFVFMLIFFGIASTIVIFGLKTTSRMETIIVGLMLLTIIIMGIASWQDIHSDHFETFHPAFFFLPYGVILFAYHGLLIVPEAAQQLRQHKKSLRKAIIIGSCVPIVIYALFSIIVVGLVGPENFSLLEPNERIATVALSIYAHPIIGFIVNILAVLAMFSSYLALGTALLEMYKLDYKLKTVWAVLLTFSIPFVVVYFSLTTFITVLGIVGAVVGGIDSSTIVLMYWRAKKYGERKPEYSLSSNHLLGAICILFFAAGIGYFFLF